A region of Pseudomonas saponiphila DNA encodes the following proteins:
- a CDS encoding arylsulfatase: MPQRPNFLVILADDLGFSDLGAFGGEIATPNLDALAAGGLRLTDFHTAPTCSPTRSMLLTGTDHHIAGIGTMAEALTPDLIGKPGYEGYLNDRVVALPELLREAGYQTLMSGKWHLGLTAERAPHARGFERSFSLLPGAANHYGFEPTYDEHTPGLLKSTPALYIEDDRFIDELPADFYSSDAFGDKLLQYLKERDQTRPFFAYLPFSAPHWPLQAPEEIVAKYRGRYDAGPEVLRRERLEKLKALGLIDAEVEPHPLINLNAEWDALSDEQRQLSARAMEVYAAMVERMDWNIGRVVDYLRQQGQLDNTLILFMSDNGAEGALLEAFPKFGPELLTYLNQHYDNRLENIGRANSYVWYGPAWAQAATAPSRLFKAFTTQGGIRVPALLHYPQLPLKGQISHGFGTVMDITPTLLDLAGVRHPGKRWRGRDVAPLRGKSWLGFLSGETAQVHDQHTVTGWELFGRRAIRQGQWKAVYIPGPVGPATWQLYDLSQDPGEIHDLAQSQPDKLRTLLQEWQRYVDETGVILSESPFQPD, from the coding sequence TTCTCCGACCTCGGCGCCTTCGGTGGCGAGATCGCCACGCCGAACCTCGATGCCCTGGCCGCAGGTGGCCTGCGCCTGACCGACTTCCACACCGCCCCCACCTGCTCGCCGACCCGCTCCATGCTGCTCACCGGCACCGACCACCACATTGCCGGGATCGGCACCATGGCCGAAGCCCTGACCCCCGACCTGATCGGCAAGCCGGGCTACGAGGGTTACCTCAATGACCGCGTGGTGGCCCTGCCGGAGCTGCTGCGCGAAGCCGGCTACCAGACCCTGATGAGCGGCAAATGGCACCTGGGCCTGACCGCCGAGCGCGCGCCCCATGCCCGGGGTTTCGAGCGTTCGTTCTCGCTGCTGCCGGGGGCGGCCAACCACTACGGCTTCGAGCCGACCTACGACGAACACACCCCCGGGCTGCTGAAATCCACCCCGGCGCTGTACATCGAGGACGACCGTTTCATCGATGAACTGCCGGCGGACTTCTATTCCTCCGACGCCTTTGGCGACAAGCTCTTGCAGTACCTGAAAGAGCGCGACCAGACCCGGCCGTTCTTCGCCTACCTGCCGTTCTCGGCGCCCCACTGGCCGCTGCAGGCCCCCGAGGAAATCGTCGCCAAATACCGCGGCCGCTATGACGCCGGCCCCGAGGTGCTGCGCCGCGAGCGCCTGGAAAAACTCAAGGCCCTGGGCCTGATCGATGCCGAGGTCGAACCCCATCCGCTGATCAACCTCAACGCCGAATGGGACGCCCTCAGCGACGAGCAACGGCAACTGTCGGCTCGGGCCATGGAGGTATATGCGGCGATGGTCGAGCGTATGGACTGGAACATCGGCCGGGTGGTGGACTACCTGCGCCAGCAGGGCCAGCTGGACAACACCCTGATCCTGTTCATGTCCGATAACGGCGCCGAGGGCGCGCTGCTGGAAGCCTTTCCCAAGTTCGGCCCGGAACTTCTGACCTACCTCAACCAGCACTACGACAACCGCCTGGAAAATATTGGCCGGGCCAACTCCTACGTCTGGTACGGCCCGGCCTGGGCCCAGGCGGCCACCGCGCCGTCGCGGCTGTTCAAGGCCTTCACCACCCAGGGCGGGATTCGCGTGCCGGCGCTGCTGCATTACCCGCAACTGCCGCTCAAGGGGCAGATCAGCCACGGCTTTGGCACGGTGATGGACATCACCCCGACCTTGCTCGACCTGGCCGGCGTGCGCCACCCCGGCAAGCGCTGGCGCGGGCGCGACGTGGCGCCGCTGCGGGGCAAGTCCTGGCTGGGCTTTCTTTCCGGCGAAACCGCCCAGGTGCATGACCAGCACACGGTGACCGGCTGGGAACTGTTCGGCCGCCGGGCGATTCGCCAGGGCCAGTGGAAGGCGGTGTACATCCCCGGGCCGGTGGGCCCGGCGACCTGGCAGCTGTACGACTTGAGCCAGGACCCGGGCGAGATCCATGACCTGGCCCAGAGCCAGCCGGACAAACTGCGCACCCTGCTGCAAGAGTGGCAGCGCTACGTGGACGAAACCGGGGTGATCCTCAGCGAATCGCCGTTCCAGCCGGATTGA